A portion of the Pseudarthrobacter defluvii genome contains these proteins:
- a CDS encoding TetR/AcrR family transcriptional regulator, protein MNPNADFSPSAAPLTAGAAVAPAHPTEPANLTDLANPAEHANPAERILSVAYELFSRRGIRDVGVNELIERSGVAKATFYRHFPSKDSLVLAFLERRDRQWTVDAILTEARRRGSMPVEQLLAIFDVFGDWFQRDDFEACSFVNVLLEMGPAHPLGQASIDYLARIRGHIQALAEEAGLVRPEEFARSCQILMKGSIISATEGDRLAAQRAHQMAVWLIEHHRG, encoded by the coding sequence ATGAATCCCAATGCAGATTTTTCACCGTCTGCCGCGCCCCTCACGGCCGGGGCGGCGGTTGCTCCTGCCCACCCTACAGAGCCTGCCAACCTCACGGATCTTGCCAACCCGGCAGAGCATGCCAACCCTGCGGAGCGGATCCTTTCGGTGGCTTACGAGCTGTTTTCGCGGCGGGGGATCCGTGACGTTGGCGTCAACGAGCTCATCGAACGGTCCGGCGTAGCCAAGGCCACTTTTTACCGGCATTTCCCCTCGAAGGACTCGTTGGTGCTGGCGTTCCTCGAGCGGCGGGACCGGCAGTGGACGGTTGACGCCATCCTGACTGAGGCGCGCCGCCGGGGGAGTATGCCGGTGGAGCAGTTGCTGGCCATTTTTGACGTGTTTGGCGACTGGTTCCAGCGTGATGACTTCGAAGCCTGCTCCTTCGTCAACGTCCTGCTGGAAATGGGGCCCGCCCACCCCTTGGGCCAGGCCAGCATCGACTACTTGGCCAGAATCCGAGGACATATCCAGGCTTTGGCAGAAGAAGCCGGCCTGGTGCGTCCTGAAGAATTTGCCCGTTCCTGCCAGATCCTGATGAAGGGCTCAATCATCTCGGCCACCGAGGGAGACCGGCTGGCCGCACAGCGAGCCCATCAGATGGCAGTCTGGCTGATCGAGCACCACAGGGGTTAG
- a CDS encoding HNH endonuclease signature motif containing protein, with protein MEISSSASAVGQGLHGFAAALDALEREDAALASGLAVGSGVDVLQRRYEIRLERLDLRSRLTAQLAAGQAQDASEAVAFQQAMTPPDASLQDRTYAEMSTVEEIAGVLTLSSAAAGAFVEQSRKVCSLPPVFQALAVGAMSWQHARIVADETEGLDPAGAAGLVAHFFDPAAPHPARGAAPGELAPSRFRAKVRGWRERHHPESIEKRHAKGFADRRMEYTPDRDGMAWISLHLPGDTACAIWNRTTATARGLQGPNEPRTITQLRPDIAASLLLSTGTTTAAATEPVSNDEGPGNDDGTGSAAGSRPVREIGKVPAPRADVLVMVPVFSLLGVTDEPAVLDGVGPIPASMARKLVADGAESFYRVLVDPRDGAPLEIGRTRYRLPESIKRWIRMRDTKCTFPGCTNHTPDNETDHLQAWEHGGTTGTTNLAQLCPKHHRLKHHSHWTPGPATNNDPPGWTSPTGRHYKPEHPDPEPPHWPQWAMPAGLKSPGAQDPDARCRETKCPDTRCIDACCLTIRSGNICCLGISPEDLSPWEPEDDNFVDEHLIHPDDLPPGYPLWAELLATPLIPSG; from the coding sequence ATGGAAATCAGCAGCAGTGCATCAGCGGTAGGACAGGGCCTTCATGGCTTTGCTGCTGCCCTTGATGCGCTGGAGCGGGAGGACGCTGCGCTGGCCTCCGGCCTTGCTGTTGGTTCCGGTGTTGATGTGTTGCAGCGGCGGTATGAGATCCGGTTGGAACGGCTGGATCTCCGGTCCCGGCTCACGGCCCAGCTCGCGGCCGGGCAGGCACAGGATGCATCCGAGGCCGTCGCGTTTCAGCAGGCCATGACTCCGCCCGATGCCTCCCTCCAGGACCGCACCTACGCTGAAATGTCCACCGTGGAGGAAATCGCCGGCGTCCTGACGCTGAGTTCAGCCGCCGCCGGCGCGTTCGTGGAACAGTCCCGGAAGGTCTGCTCCCTCCCGCCCGTGTTCCAGGCCCTGGCCGTCGGGGCCATGTCGTGGCAGCACGCGAGAATCGTGGCGGACGAAACCGAAGGCCTCGACCCGGCCGGTGCTGCCGGGCTGGTGGCGCATTTCTTCGACCCCGCCGCACCCCACCCCGCCCGCGGTGCCGCACCCGGTGAACTCGCCCCGTCCCGGTTCCGGGCCAAGGTCCGTGGCTGGCGGGAACGCCACCACCCCGAATCCATCGAAAAACGCCACGCCAAGGGTTTTGCCGACCGGCGGATGGAATACACCCCCGACCGCGACGGCATGGCCTGGATCTCGCTCCACCTCCCCGGCGACACCGCCTGCGCCATCTGGAACCGCACCACCGCCACCGCCCGGGGCCTCCAAGGCCCCAACGAACCGCGCACCATCACCCAACTCCGCCCCGACATCGCAGCATCACTGCTCCTCAGCACCGGCACCACCACCGCCGCAGCAACCGAGCCGGTCAGTAACGATGAAGGACCCGGTAACGACGACGGGACCGGCTCCGCTGCCGGTTCGCGGCCCGTCCGGGAGATCGGGAAGGTACCCGCCCCGCGGGCCGATGTCCTGGTCATGGTGCCGGTTTTCTCCCTGCTGGGGGTGACGGATGAGCCGGCGGTACTTGACGGGGTGGGACCGATCCCGGCCTCGATGGCCCGGAAACTCGTCGCGGACGGGGCGGAGTCCTTCTACCGGGTCCTGGTCGACCCCAGGGACGGGGCACCGCTGGAGATCGGGAGAACCCGTTACCGGCTTCCCGAGTCCATCAAACGCTGGATCAGGATGCGCGACACCAAATGCACCTTCCCCGGCTGCACCAACCACACCCCGGACAACGAAACCGACCACCTGCAAGCCTGGGAACACGGCGGAACCACCGGCACAACCAATCTGGCCCAACTCTGCCCCAAACATCACCGGCTCAAACACCACAGCCACTGGACACCCGGTCCGGCCACCAACAATGACCCACCCGGCTGGACCTCACCCACCGGCCGCCACTACAAACCCGAACACCCAGACCCCGAACCACCACACTGGCCGCAATGGGCGATGCCCGCCGGACTGAAGTCTCCTGGCGCCCAGGACCCCGACGCCAGATGCCGGGAAACCAAGTGTCCGGACACCAGGTGTATCGACGCCTGCTGTCTCACCATCCGCTCCGGCAATATCTGCTGCCTTGGGATCAGCCCCGAAGACCTGTCTCCCTGGGAACCGGAGGACGACAACTTCGTAGACGAGCACCTCATACACCCCGACGACCTGCCACCGGGTTATCCACTCTGGGCCGAACTCCTCGCGACGCCGCTCATACCCTCCGGATGA
- a CDS encoding type 1 glutamine amidotransferase domain-containing protein: MSEHSIAGKKVAFLLTDGVEQVELTSPWQAVKDAGGEPTLVAPKSGKLQGYNGTDKGDTFDVDMTVADANASDFDALVLPGGVVNADHLRVDKDAQNFTRSFFEQHKPVASICHGPWLLIEAGVIKGRNVTSYFTLETDLKNAGANWTDEEVVVDQGLVTSRNPDDLPAFNNKLVEEISEGQHAGQTA, from the coding sequence ATGTCAGAGCACAGCATCGCAGGCAAGAAGGTCGCATTCCTGCTGACTGACGGCGTGGAGCAGGTAGAGCTCACCAGTCCCTGGCAGGCAGTGAAAGACGCCGGCGGCGAGCCCACCCTGGTGGCTCCCAAGAGCGGCAAGCTGCAGGGCTACAACGGCACGGACAAGGGCGATACCTTCGACGTCGACATGACGGTCGCCGACGCCAACGCCTCAGACTTCGACGCCCTGGTGCTTCCCGGCGGCGTCGTCAACGCGGACCACCTGCGCGTCGACAAGGACGCGCAAAACTTCACCCGCAGCTTCTTCGAACAGCACAAGCCGGTGGCATCGATCTGCCACGGACCCTGGCTGCTGATCGAGGCCGGCGTGATCAAGGGCCGGAACGTCACGTCCTACTTCACGCTGGAGACAGACCTGAAGAACGCGGGCGCCAACTGGACTGACGAGGAAGTGGTGGTGGACCAGGGGCTGGTGACCAGCCGGAACCCGGACGACCTCCCTGCATTCAACAACAAGCTGGTGGAGGAGATCTCCGAAGGCCAGCACGCGGGCCAGACCGCCTAA
- a CDS encoding MDR family MFS transporter gives MSTEVSPNAGAQPGPGEGTRDEIRGGVRQGQQPAAPEKMSREAVTIISTLLVATFVVILNETIMNVALQRLMVDLRVDAPTVQWLSTGFMLTMAVVIPTTGFILQRLSTRAVFLLAMGLFAGGTALAAVAPGFEVLLLARIIQAGGTAIMLPLLMTTILTLVPLAKRGAVMGNVSIAISVAPAMGPTVSGLILEHFTWRFMFVFVLPVALAALAIGAKYLTNVGETEKGKLDALSVVLTVPAFGGLVYGLSQIGGGHGGQAGPGAGAIAALVIGVAALTVFVLRQVRLQKGEAPLLNLRAFNFRMFTVSVLLMVVAMMALFGGVILLPLYLQQVRGLGSLETGLVLLPGGLAMGLLGPVIGRAFDKVGPLPLTVTGSILMVVTLWQFSMLDAGTAVWWIVTLHVGLSFGLALLFTPAFTTGLNPLPPHLYSHGSAIMSTTQQVAGAAGTALLVSIFAVVSAASGLVAGMSAAFMTATVIALAAVVLSAMMRKTEGTGPGHGAAH, from the coding sequence ATGTCTACCGAAGTCTCTCCGAACGCCGGCGCCCAGCCCGGCCCGGGCGAAGGAACCCGCGACGAAATCCGCGGTGGAGTCCGCCAAGGACAGCAGCCTGCAGCGCCGGAGAAGATGTCGCGGGAAGCAGTGACCATCATCAGCACGCTGCTGGTGGCGACGTTCGTGGTGATCCTCAACGAGACCATCATGAACGTCGCCCTGCAGCGGCTCATGGTGGACCTTCGCGTGGACGCCCCCACAGTCCAGTGGCTGTCCACCGGCTTCATGCTCACCATGGCCGTGGTCATTCCCACCACAGGCTTCATCCTCCAGCGCCTCTCCACCCGGGCAGTCTTCCTGCTGGCCATGGGATTGTTCGCCGGCGGAACGGCGTTGGCGGCAGTTGCCCCCGGGTTCGAGGTCCTCCTGCTGGCCCGCATCATCCAGGCCGGCGGCACGGCCATCATGCTGCCGCTGCTGATGACCACCATCCTCACCCTGGTTCCCCTCGCCAAGCGCGGCGCCGTCATGGGCAACGTAAGCATTGCCATCTCAGTCGCCCCGGCCATGGGTCCCACCGTTTCCGGCTTGATCCTGGAGCACTTCACCTGGCGCTTCATGTTCGTCTTCGTCCTGCCGGTGGCCCTCGCGGCGCTGGCCATCGGCGCGAAGTACCTGACCAACGTGGGCGAAACGGAAAAGGGGAAGCTGGACGCACTCTCGGTTGTCCTCACGGTCCCGGCCTTCGGCGGCCTGGTTTACGGGCTCAGCCAGATCGGCGGCGGCCACGGCGGCCAGGCAGGTCCGGGTGCCGGAGCCATCGCGGCCCTGGTGATCGGTGTCGCTGCCCTGACGGTGTTCGTGCTCCGCCAGGTCCGGCTGCAGAAGGGCGAAGCGCCGCTTCTGAACCTGCGCGCCTTCAATTTCCGGATGTTCACCGTCTCGGTCCTGCTCATGGTCGTGGCCATGATGGCCCTGTTCGGCGGGGTCATCCTGCTGCCGCTCTACCTCCAGCAGGTCCGGGGCCTTGGCTCGCTTGAAACCGGCCTTGTGCTGCTCCCCGGCGGCCTGGCCATGGGCCTGCTGGGCCCGGTCATCGGCCGCGCGTTCGACAAAGTGGGCCCGCTGCCCCTCACCGTCACCGGATCCATCCTGATGGTGGTGACCCTCTGGCAGTTTTCAATGCTCGACGCCGGCACGGCAGTTTGGTGGATCGTCACCCTGCACGTGGGGCTGAGTTTCGGCCTGGCGCTGCTGTTCACCCCTGCCTTCACCACCGGCCTGAACCCGCTGCCGCCGCACCTCTATTCCCACGGGTCGGCGATCATGAGCACCACCCAGCAGGTGGCCGGCGCCGCCGGTACGGCACTGCTGGTGTCCATCTTCGCCGTGGTCAGCGCGGCCTCAGGCCTCGTCGCAGGGATGAGCGCCGCCTTCATGACGGCAACCGTCATAGCCCTCGCCGCCGTCGTGCTTTCTGCCATGATGCGCAAGACCGAAGGCACCGGTCCGGGCCACGGCGCAGCGCACTGA
- a CDS encoding alpha/beta fold hydrolase → MTRENIRTPDGGTVELFSTGADMASAGSGVVVVPPSMVTAADYTKFAQKLSASLGRPVHTFNRRGRGSSSPQPEDYTLDVDIRDLDTVMKHTSSTDVFGHSFGGAVALHAARTLPVERLAVYDPAVSVNGSVTATWIAEYEKAIAAGDDDRALAVIQRGLEAGGSFSSRMPLSMLTLANKLTAGTTEGKQQRELMRTGVREIKAIIAADMPAEPFLDLPLETLIVVGEKSPAYFGIACGQIHDVLSGSSYTILPGFGHDGAIKAPDKLIKELSDFFAG, encoded by the coding sequence ATGACGCGAGAGAACATCAGGACCCCCGACGGCGGCACTGTGGAGCTCTTTTCCACCGGCGCGGACATGGCTTCGGCAGGTTCGGGCGTGGTGGTGGTGCCGCCCTCCATGGTCACGGCCGCTGACTACACCAAGTTTGCCCAGAAACTGAGCGCCTCGCTGGGCCGGCCGGTGCACACCTTCAACCGGCGCGGCCGCGGTTCGTCGTCGCCCCAGCCGGAGGACTACACGCTGGACGTGGACATCCGGGACCTGGACACCGTCATGAAGCACACCTCCAGCACGGACGTCTTTGGGCACAGCTTCGGCGGGGCGGTCGCCCTGCACGCCGCGCGGACCCTCCCCGTGGAACGGCTCGCCGTCTACGACCCCGCCGTGTCAGTGAACGGCAGCGTCACCGCCACTTGGATCGCCGAGTACGAGAAGGCCATTGCCGCCGGCGACGATGACCGCGCCCTCGCCGTGATCCAGCGCGGCCTGGAAGCCGGTGGATCCTTCTCATCGCGCATGCCGCTCTCCATGCTCACCCTGGCCAACAAGCTCACGGCCGGCACCACTGAAGGGAAGCAGCAGCGCGAACTCATGCGCACCGGCGTGCGGGAGATCAAGGCCATCATCGCGGCGGACATGCCTGCGGAGCCGTTCCTGGACCTGCCCTTGGAGACGCTGATCGTGGTGGGCGAAAAGAGCCCGGCCTACTTCGGCATCGCCTGCGGGCAAATCCACGACGTATTGTCCGGCTCCAGCTACACCATCCTGCCCGGCTTCGGCCACGACGGCGCCATCAAGGCCCCGGACAAGCTGATCAAGGAACTGAGCGACTTCTTCGCCGGTTGA
- a CDS encoding TetR/AcrR family transcriptional regulator, with protein sequence MTSAGPGRPRHQQPSRPGATARDEILDAAAELFTTQGFASTSTRSIADAVGIRQSSLYHHFKTKDDILEDLLEGTVSGGLKFARAVAALPAEQAGTHRPAGSQLHAVALYDGTQLCSARWNLGVLYHLPEVRTTRFARFLSHRQELRRLYGELGGGLSATAAGPDGGDFTFRLVESLIYLRADGAVTAESALQAADAGLILCGRGDHLPAIRTASQALINQLA encoded by the coding sequence GTGACTTCAGCAGGACCGGGACGTCCCCGCCACCAGCAGCCCTCGCGGCCAGGCGCCACCGCCCGCGATGAAATCCTCGACGCCGCGGCGGAACTGTTCACCACCCAGGGCTTTGCCAGCACCTCCACCCGCTCCATCGCGGACGCCGTGGGCATCCGGCAGTCATCCCTCTACCACCACTTCAAAACCAAGGACGACATCCTTGAGGACCTCCTGGAGGGGACGGTGTCAGGGGGCCTGAAGTTCGCGCGCGCAGTTGCCGCGTTGCCCGCCGAGCAGGCTGGAACCCATCGGCCGGCCGGAAGCCAGCTGCACGCCGTCGCGCTTTATGACGGAACCCAGCTGTGCAGCGCCCGGTGGAATCTTGGGGTCCTGTACCACCTGCCCGAGGTACGCACCACGCGCTTCGCCCGGTTCCTCAGCCACCGCCAGGAACTCCGGCGGCTGTACGGGGAGCTGGGCGGCGGGCTGTCGGCGACCGCCGCTGGTCCGGACGGGGGCGACTTCACCTTCCGGCTGGTCGAATCGCTGATCTATCTGCGTGCCGATGGTGCCGTGACGGCGGAGTCCGCACTGCAGGCAGCGGACGCGGGACTGATCCTCTGCGGACGCGGGGACCACCTGCCGGCCATCCGCACAGCGAGCCAGGCGTTGATCAACCAACTGGCGTGA
- a CDS encoding amino acid permease yields the protein MTSTVLPTVHQDDADLTSLGYQPTLHRKLGRYASFAAGFSFVSILTTIFQLFAFGYSFAGPAFFWTWPVVLVGQLLVALNFAELAARYPLSGAVYQWARRVGGEGVGWFAGWFMAIAQVVTAAAAAIALQVVLPQLWDGFQVVGGDPALNTVTGASNAVVLGAVLLVATTIINSLGVKLMAHVNSVGVTCEIVGVAAVILALISAAQRGPEVVADTTVLQGSDLGAVGAFLVSGLMAAYVMVGFNSAGELSEETKDPRRTAPRTILSALLISGIGGALMIITALMAAPSLDDGRLATEGLPYVLTAVLGTFWGKVLLVDVAIAIFVCTLAIQTAGSRLVFSMARDGKLPASALLSSVHPTRGTPMWPSIVIGALAVGVLAINVGNAALFTTLCSVCIVMVYIAYLLVTVPQLLNRLRGDWDRVGQTMPAGLFTLGRWGLPVNILAVLYGGLMVVNLAWPRPEVYDPTGENGLLLWSAPLMVAAVLLLGVWVRQRNLAAKA from the coding sequence ATGACCTCAACCGTTCTTCCCACCGTCCACCAGGACGATGCAGACTTGACGTCCCTTGGCTACCAGCCCACCCTCCACCGAAAGCTCGGCCGCTACGCTTCCTTTGCCGCCGGCTTCTCCTTCGTGTCGATCCTCACCACCATCTTCCAGCTCTTCGCATTCGGTTACTCCTTCGCCGGGCCCGCGTTCTTCTGGACCTGGCCCGTTGTCCTGGTAGGCCAGCTGCTGGTCGCCCTGAACTTCGCCGAACTCGCCGCCCGCTACCCCCTCTCCGGCGCCGTGTACCAGTGGGCGCGGCGCGTCGGGGGAGAAGGCGTCGGCTGGTTCGCCGGCTGGTTCATGGCCATTGCACAGGTGGTGACCGCGGCTGCCGCGGCCATCGCCCTGCAGGTGGTCCTGCCCCAACTTTGGGACGGCTTCCAGGTGGTGGGCGGCGACCCCGCACTCAACACCGTGACCGGCGCCAGCAACGCCGTGGTCCTTGGCGCCGTGCTCCTGGTGGCCACCACCATCATCAACTCCCTGGGCGTCAAGCTCATGGCCCACGTGAACTCGGTGGGGGTCACCTGCGAGATCGTGGGCGTTGCCGCCGTCATCCTGGCCCTCATCAGCGCCGCCCAGCGCGGACCGGAAGTTGTCGCGGACACCACCGTGCTGCAGGGCTCCGACCTGGGCGCCGTGGGAGCCTTCCTCGTCTCAGGACTGATGGCCGCCTACGTGATGGTGGGCTTCAACTCCGCCGGCGAGCTGTCCGAGGAAACCAAGGACCCGCGTCGCACCGCACCGCGGACCATCCTCTCCGCCCTCCTCATTTCCGGCATCGGCGGCGCGCTGATGATCATCACCGCCCTGATGGCGGCGCCCAGCCTGGACGACGGCCGCCTGGCTACCGAAGGCCTGCCCTACGTCCTCACCGCTGTCCTGGGCACGTTCTGGGGCAAGGTCCTGCTGGTGGACGTGGCCATCGCCATCTTCGTCTGCACCCTGGCCATCCAGACAGCCGGTTCCCGGCTGGTGTTCTCCATGGCCCGCGATGGCAAGCTCCCGGCGTCGGCCCTTCTCTCCTCCGTCCACCCCACCCGCGGCACCCCGATGTGGCCCTCCATAGTGATCGGCGCCCTGGCAGTGGGAGTGCTGGCCATCAACGTTGGCAATGCGGCCCTGTTCACCACCCTGTGCAGCGTCTGCATCGTCATGGTCTACATCGCCTACCTCCTGGTCACCGTCCCGCAGCTGCTCAACCGCCTCCGCGGCGACTGGGACCGGGTGGGGCAGACCATGCCGGCAGGCCTCTTCACCCTCGGCCGCTGGGGCCTTCCCGTCAACATCCTTGCCGTCCTCTACGGCGGCCTCATGGTGGTCAACCTCGCCTGGCCCAGGCCCGAGGTGTACGACCCCACCGGCGAGAACGGACTCCTCCTCTGGTCCGCACCGCTGATGGTCGCCGCCGTCCTGCTCCTGGGCGTCTGGGTCCGGCAGCGGAACCTGGCAGCCAAGGCCTGA
- a CDS encoding urea amidolyase associated protein UAAP1, whose protein sequence is MTQTLETPVTSGTATTAGARAHAREQHGKTADTMRHVPAASAPSHLLAGAPDGVIPTWAESLAFGRYTTMALARGTRIRLTDTAGDACVHALLYRAGNLHERLNIADTVKVPWQAYPGVGHPLLSDAGRLMATIVADTSSRHDALTGATTLTGNTAKYGAGTAHSASPAARELLTLAALKNGLGTRDVAPSLAFFKGITVDPAGSITFTGSAGPGAAVELLLQMDAVLVLANTAHPLDPRPDFTGTAVDIVAWHAPRDLGELEAGRLTGPLAPEHLQALRNTDHDLTARNAR, encoded by the coding sequence ATGACACAGACCCTCGAAACACCAGTCACCAGCGGGACGGCCACGACGGCCGGCGCCCGTGCCCACGCCAGGGAACAGCACGGCAAGACGGCGGACACCATGCGCCACGTGCCGGCAGCTTCCGCCCCCTCGCACCTTTTGGCCGGAGCGCCCGACGGCGTGATACCCACTTGGGCGGAATCCCTCGCCTTTGGCCGCTACACCACCATGGCGCTGGCCCGGGGCACCCGGATCCGGCTCACCGACACTGCCGGCGACGCGTGCGTGCACGCCCTCCTCTACCGCGCCGGCAACCTGCACGAGCGGCTGAACATCGCGGACACCGTCAAGGTCCCGTGGCAGGCCTACCCCGGCGTCGGGCACCCGCTGCTGTCCGACGCCGGCCGGCTCATGGCCACCATCGTCGCGGACACCTCCAGCCGGCACGATGCCCTCACCGGCGCCACCACCCTCACCGGCAACACGGCGAAGTACGGAGCCGGGACCGCCCACAGCGCCTCCCCGGCAGCCCGCGAACTGCTCACCCTGGCCGCCCTCAAGAACGGCCTGGGCACCAGGGATGTGGCGCCGTCGCTCGCCTTCTTCAAAGGCATCACCGTTGACCCGGCCGGCAGCATTACCTTCACCGGAAGCGCGGGGCCGGGTGCCGCCGTCGAACTCCTGCTCCAGATGGACGCCGTGCTGGTCCTGGCGAACACCGCCCACCCGCTGGACCCCCGCCCGGACTTTACCGGCACCGCCGTCGACATCGTTGCCTGGCACGCGCCCAGGGACCTCGGGGAACTGGAAGCCGGGCGCCTCACCGGCCCGCTGGCCCCCGAACACCTGCAGGCCCTCCGCAACACCGACCACGACCTCACCGCAAGGAACGCCCGATGA
- a CDS encoding urea amidolyase associated protein UAAP2, whose product MNTATFTETPADTKPAPKAADTALAAGTVILDEFVEARGPWSAVVAAGDVLTIVDLEGNQAVDCLLYSAADTTVRYSAPATIAAQQAIVLTTGSVLRADTGAPLMTVVADEVGVHDTIGGACSQESNTLRYGQHTREQHACVENFLIEGSRWGLGKRDLVSNINWFMNVPVDPDGALGIVDGLSAPGKRVALRAEVDTLVLVSNCPQINNPCNGFNPTPVRMIVTRPEAAR is encoded by the coding sequence ATGAACACCGCCACTTTCACCGAAACCCCCGCGGACACCAAACCTGCCCCAAAGGCCGCCGACACCGCGCTCGCCGCCGGCACCGTGATCCTGGACGAATTCGTCGAAGCCCGCGGACCGTGGTCGGCAGTGGTGGCGGCAGGCGACGTGCTGACCATCGTGGACCTTGAAGGCAACCAAGCCGTCGATTGCCTGCTGTACTCCGCGGCCGACACCACCGTCCGCTACTCCGCCCCCGCTACGATCGCAGCGCAGCAGGCCATCGTCCTCACCACAGGATCGGTCCTCCGGGCCGACACCGGCGCACCCCTCATGACCGTGGTGGCAGACGAGGTAGGCGTGCACGACACCATCGGGGGCGCCTGCTCGCAGGAGTCCAACACGCTCCGCTACGGCCAACACACCCGGGAGCAGCACGCCTGCGTGGAGAACTTCCTGATCGAGGGCTCGCGCTGGGGCCTGGGCAAGCGGGACCTGGTGTCCAACATCAACTGGTTCATGAACGTGCCGGTGGACCCGGACGGCGCCTTGGGCATCGTGGACGGACTCTCCGCCCCCGGCAAGCGCGTGGCCCTCCGTGCCGAGGTGGACACCCTTGTGCTCGTCTCCAACTGCCCGCAGATCAACAACCCCTGCAACGGGTTCAACCCCACGCCTGTCCGCATGATCGTCACAAGGCCGGAGGCTGCACGATGA